Proteins encoded together in one Caldicellulosiruptor saccharolyticus DSM 8903 window:
- a CDS encoding glycoside hydrolase family 130 protein has translation MKKVFAKKDIFTRYSGNPIITVYDIPYSANAVFNAGAIKYKNEYLLLLRVEDRQGKSHLTVARSSDGKTNWKIEKSPLIYPQPTVFIYEEFGCEDPRITYIPEDDYYYITYTAYSRYGPAVALARTKNFKKVEKLGLICPPNNKDAVLFPEKINGKYAMLHRPVAGDIEHIWIAYSTDLIHWGNHEVVLVEKGGPWWDGFKVGAGAVPIKTQEGWLIIYHGVKMMPSGPIYRLGAALLDLENPAKVKKRCPEWLLSPQEVYERIGDVNNVVFTCGAIVEDNQIYLYYGAADSCIALAFAEIDQILSILIEGDLQVK, from the coding sequence ATGAAGAAGGTCTTTGCAAAAAAGGATATATTTACGCGCTACAGTGGAAATCCAATAATCACAGTATATGATATACCATATTCTGCAAATGCAGTGTTTAACGCTGGTGCAATAAAATATAAGAACGAGTACTTATTACTTTTGAGAGTTGAAGACAGACAAGGAAAATCACATTTAACTGTTGCTCGAAGTAGTGATGGAAAGACCAACTGGAAGATTGAAAAGTCACCCCTCATATATCCTCAACCAACAGTCTTCATATACGAAGAGTTTGGGTGCGAAGACCCACGAATAACCTATATTCCTGAAGATGACTATTACTATATAACCTATACTGCATACTCCCGTTATGGTCCTGCTGTTGCTCTTGCAAGAACTAAAAACTTCAAAAAGGTAGAAAAATTAGGGCTTATTTGTCCCCCAAATAACAAAGATGCGGTTTTGTTCCCTGAAAAGATAAACGGAAAATATGCAATGCTGCACCGACCTGTTGCAGGTGATATTGAACACATCTGGATTGCATATTCGACAGACTTAATTCACTGGGGAAACCATGAGGTTGTGCTTGTTGAAAAAGGAGGCCCGTGGTGGGACGGCTTTAAAGTCGGTGCAGGAGCTGTACCAATAAAAACTCAAGAGGGCTGGCTCATAATCTATCACGGTGTTAAAATGATGCCATCAGGACCAATTTACAGGCTTGGTGCTGCGCTTTTGGATTTAGAAAATCCGGCAAAAGTCAAGAAAAGATGTCCTGAGTGGCTCTTATCCCCGCAAGAGGTATACGAAAGAATTGGTGATGTGAACAATGTTGTGTTTACCTGCGGTGCAATTGTTGAAGATAATCAAATCTATCTTTACTATGGCGCTGCTGACTCTTGCATAGCCTTGGCATTTGCTGAGATTGACCAAATTTTGTCTATTCTTATTGAAGGGGATTTGCAGGTAAAATAG
- a CDS encoding secondary thiamine-phosphate synthase enzyme YjbQ: protein MKSYRKELWFEIPTRRAFVNITDTLQKCVDESGIKEGLLLCNAMHITASVFVNDDEPGLHKDFEIWLEKLAPEKPYSQYHHNVGEDNADAHLKRTIMGREVVVAITNGKLDLGPWEQIFYGEFDGKRKKRVLVKIIGE from the coding sequence ATGAAGTCATATAGAAAAGAACTCTGGTTTGAAATTCCAACAAGAAGGGCTTTTGTGAACATCACAGATACACTACAAAAGTGTGTGGACGAAAGTGGTATAAAAGAAGGACTTTTACTTTGCAATGCCATGCACATAACTGCAAGCGTGTTTGTGAACGACGATGAGCCAGGTCTTCATAAAGATTTTGAAATCTGGCTTGAAAAGCTGGCACCTGAAAAACCATATTCTCAGTATCACCACAACGTCGGTGAGGACAATGCTGATGCACACCTAAAAAGGACAATCATGGGCAGGGAAGTTGTTGTTGCAATTACAAATGGTAAGCTTGATTTGGGTCCATGGGAGCAAATCTTCTATGGCGAGTTTGACGGTAAGAGAAAGAAAAGAGTGCTAGTTAAGATTATTGGCGAGTAA
- a CDS encoding methyl-accepting chemotaxis protein has protein sequence MKYITLRVNLNNITKINLALISISINIIIAFVLWVINKSVLLPVPVLSRLFSRVSEGYLITEKIKYSNDEFGIITYKLIETVKSIKKLIISVKNAVDNSIEIFELAQKLFSRLEKDSSENAKIIEKQQSDIQRVAASVEEINASIEQLAAQAQDLNSLASTVLSTSKNLVDKSELGQTAVQIILKTSENLVERYGQLREGVKQLAQATQNISEVVKFVRQIAEETNLLALNASIEATKAGESGKGFSVVAYEIRKLAEQTKNSTTNISRTISTVNLYSKQFEDQIEVLYHEVEENRKNILNF, from the coding sequence TTGAAATATATTACACTTAGAGTAAATCTTAATAACATTACAAAAATAAATCTTGCTTTAATAAGTATTTCTATTAACATAATTATTGCATTTGTTTTATGGGTAATAAATAAGAGTGTTTTATTGCCAGTTCCTGTACTTTCCAGATTGTTTTCAAGAGTATCGGAGGGTTATTTAATTACTGAAAAAATTAAATATTCTAATGATGAATTTGGCATCATTACCTACAAATTAATTGAGACTGTGAAATCAATAAAAAAACTTATAATCAGTGTAAAAAATGCAGTGGATAATTCTATAGAGATATTCGAACTAGCTCAAAAGCTATTTAGTAGATTAGAGAAGGATTCTTCGGAAAATGCGAAAATAATTGAAAAACAACAATCTGATATACAAAGAGTAGCAGCTTCGGTTGAGGAAATTAATGCTAGCATTGAGCAATTAGCTGCTCAAGCTCAGGACCTCAATAGTTTGGCGTCCACAGTGCTTTCAACTTCTAAAAACTTAGTGGATAAATCAGAGTTAGGACAAACAGCGGTTCAAATCATTTTAAAAACAAGCGAGAATCTTGTAGAAAGGTATGGTCAGTTGAGAGAAGGTGTAAAGCAATTAGCTCAAGCAACTCAGAACATCAGTGAGGTTGTTAAGTTTGTAAGACAAATTGCTGAAGAGACAAATTTGTTAGCCTTGAATGCTTCGATTGAGGCTACTAAGGCAGGAGAAAGCGGAAAAGGTTTTTCTGTTGTTGCTTATGAAATAAGGAAATTAGCTGAACAGACAAAAAATTCGACTACTAATATAAGTAGAACAATTTCAACTGTGAATTTGTATTCAAAACAATTTGAAGACCAGATAGAAGTTCTTTACCATGAAGTAGAAGAAAATAGGAAAAATATACTGAACTTTTAG
- a CDS encoding IS481-like element ISCsa6 family transposase translates to MNIISYHELRKISPQKARELVRKVFESNNKNVSKTAKILGVSRHTVRRAVYGPLEDKSKKPKSSPKKLSSELENFIVEESKKTGFRYRRLSFYLLRKYGIKISENTIKSILRRNSVARKTKRTKKGERSLYDYETLIPFSEFQLDTKHLLDKESLPKEVYEHMKRYNLPCYEWNIIDVATRTRFTAYSYELSSAFGFMFISLVALWLRTHNVRNIIKIRLDNGAEFCGGSERKLKQWNEMLSFLGVELNPIPPKAKHLMGIIENSHRADDEYFLMIHAERCKTKDEFIQRAQKWQDTWNFFRPHNGKGMNGRTPFEKFIASKSLVSSHIFQFPTLLLEDIMKKVGTFYSLFCNKFGGKYVFTTYLQNEQADYQQVNLNPLFSQSY, encoded by the coding sequence ATGAATATTATATCATACCACGAACTAAGAAAAATATCCCCTCAAAAAGCTAGAGAATTAGTTCGAAAAGTCTTTGAATCAAATAACAAAAACGTATCAAAAACTGCTAAAATATTAGGTGTATCAAGACATACCGTAAGAAGAGCTGTCTACGGTCCTCTTGAAGATAAATCAAAAAAACCTAAATCTTCTCCCAAAAAGCTTTCTTCTGAACTCGAAAATTTTATTGTCGAAGAGTCTAAAAAAACTGGTTTTAGATATAGACGTTTGTCTTTTTATCTTCTCAGAAAATATGGTATCAAAATAAGTGAAAACACAATAAAGTCAATTCTTAGAAGAAACTCTGTAGCTCGAAAAACAAAAAGAACAAAAAAAGGTGAAAGAAGTCTATACGATTATGAAACTCTTATCCCATTTTCTGAATTTCAGCTTGATACAAAACATCTTTTAGACAAAGAAAGTCTTCCCAAGGAGGTATATGAACATATGAAAAGATACAATTTGCCTTGCTATGAGTGGAACATAATAGATGTTGCAACAAGAACAAGATTTACAGCCTATTCTTACGAACTTTCATCCGCTTTTGGATTTATGTTCATATCCTTAGTTGCATTATGGTTAAGAACTCATAATGTAAGAAATATAATAAAGATCCGATTAGACAATGGAGCAGAATTTTGTGGAGGAAGCGAAAGAAAGTTAAAGCAGTGGAATGAGATGCTGTCATTTTTGGGTGTAGAACTAAATCCTATTCCACCAAAAGCAAAGCATTTAATGGGTATAATTGAAAATTCACATAGAGCTGATGATGAGTATTTTTTAATGATTCATGCTGAAAGATGTAAAACAAAAGATGAATTTATTCAAAGAGCCCAGAAATGGCAAGATACATGGAACTTTTTCAGACCTCATAATGGTAAAGGAATGAACGGGAGGACACCATTCGAAAAATTCATAGCTTCAAAATCTCTGGTCTCCTCCCATATATTTCAATTTCCTACATTACTTCTTGAGGATATTATGAAAAAAGTAGGCACCTTCTATTCTCTGTTCTGTAATAAATTTGGTGGTAAATATGTCTTCACCACGTACCTTCAGAATGAGCAAGCAGACTATCAACAAGTGAATTTAAATCCCTTATTTTCTCAATCATATTGA
- the metK gene encoding methionine adenosyltransferase: protein MRKLFTSESVTEGHPDKICDQISDAVLDAILEKDPYARVACEVAVTTGLVLVMGEITTKCYVDIPKIARDTIREIGYTRAKYGFDADTCAVITSIDEQSPDIAMGVDKALEAKLGEMTDDEIEAIGAGDQGMMFGFACDETPVLMPMPIYLAHKLARRLAYVRKGGILPYLRPDGKTQVTVEYEDDRPIRVDTIVVSTQHSPEVTHAQIEADVIEHVIKPIIPEGMLDKNTKIYINPTGRFVIGGPQGDSGLTGRKIIVDTYGGYARHGGGAFSGKDPTKVDRSATYAARYVAKNIVAAGLAKKCEVQLSYAIGVARPLSIRVDTFGTGKIDDEKIAEIVKRVFDLRPAAIIRDLDLRRPIYKKVAAYGHFGREDLDLPWERTDKVDIILKEAQNI from the coding sequence ATGAGAAAGCTATTTACATCCGAGTCTGTAACAGAGGGTCATCCAGACAAAATTTGTGACCAAATTTCAGATGCTGTTTTAGATGCCATTTTAGAAAAAGACCCGTACGCAAGAGTTGCATGTGAGGTTGCAGTTACAACAGGGCTTGTTCTTGTGATGGGTGAGATAACAACAAAATGTTATGTGGACATACCAAAGATAGCAAGAGATACAATAAGAGAAATTGGGTATACACGTGCAAAATACGGGTTTGATGCTGACACATGTGCGGTGATAACATCAATTGATGAGCAGTCACCTGACATTGCAATGGGCGTTGACAAAGCATTAGAGGCAAAGCTTGGTGAGATGACAGATGATGAAATAGAGGCAATTGGTGCAGGCGACCAAGGGATGATGTTTGGGTTTGCGTGTGACGAGACACCTGTTTTGATGCCAATGCCAATCTATCTTGCTCACAAACTTGCAAGAAGGCTTGCATATGTCAGAAAAGGGGGTATTTTGCCATATTTGCGACCTGATGGCAAGACTCAGGTCACAGTTGAGTATGAAGATGACAGGCCAATAAGAGTGGATACAATTGTTGTTTCAACTCAGCACAGCCCAGAGGTTACACATGCCCAGATTGAAGCAGATGTGATTGAACATGTTATAAAGCCAATTATCCCAGAAGGTATGCTTGACAAGAACACAAAGATATATATAAACCCGACAGGAAGATTTGTAATTGGTGGTCCACAAGGCGACTCAGGACTTACAGGAAGAAAGATTATTGTTGACACCTACGGTGGCTATGCACGCCATGGTGGTGGAGCATTTTCTGGAAAAGATCCGACAAAGGTTGACAGGTCTGCAACATATGCAGCGAGGTATGTTGCAAAGAACATTGTTGCAGCAGGACTTGCTAAAAAGTGCGAGGTTCAACTTTCATATGCAATAGGTGTTGCAAGACCACTCTCAATCAGGGTGGATACATTTGGAACAGGAAAGATTGATGATGAAAAAATTGCCGAGATTGTAAAGAGAGTATTTGACCTAAGACCAGCTGCTATAATAAGAGACTTGGATTTAAGAAGACCGATTTACAAGAAGGTTGCTGCATATGGTCACTTTGGAAGAGAAGATTTGGACTTGCCATGGGAGAGAACTGATAAGGTAGACATAATCTTAAAAGAGGCTCAGAATATATAA
- a CDS encoding TIGR04086 family membrane protein: MNKKTEDASLSQYVWIVVKSLFLICFLILIVSLFVMYFSMPDKIAQYLTIFSMFVGIALCGYEAAEISPTRKKIAAFVVSLFVSIILVVLSIVLKRSVNISKYQLYLIIFGPILGFGMGALNAEKSRKPRPKRR; this comes from the coding sequence ATGAATAAGAAGACTGAAGACGCAAGTCTTTCTCAGTATGTTTGGATAGTAGTAAAGTCACTATTTTTGATTTGCTTTTTAATTCTTATAGTATCTCTTTTTGTGATGTATTTTTCAATGCCGGATAAAATTGCACAGTATCTTACTATATTTTCAATGTTTGTAGGAATAGCATTGTGTGGATATGAGGCTGCTGAAATTAGCCCTACCAGAAAAAAAATAGCTGCATTTGTAGTTTCGCTTTTTGTTTCGATTATTTTGGTTGTGTTATCCATTGTTTTAAAAAGAAGTGTTAACATTTCAAAGTACCAATTATATTTAATAATCTTTGGTCCAATTTTGGGCTTTGGGATGGGCGCTTTGAATGCAGAGAAGAGCAGAAAACCTCGACCAAAAAGAAGGTAG
- the recJ gene encoding single-stranded-DNA-specific exonuclease RecJ yields MIFQKKRWVLKECENFDDFDIQIDGRKIRPQIIKVLKNRGIVQKDDIEKFLAPAIKNLHNPFLLNDMKEAINIVHNAILHKKRVLIYGDYDCDGVTSTYLLYSNLKKFLPTSYYIPNRFKDGYGLNLDILKRLEDTFDILITVDTGISAINEIEYLKQKGKIVIVTDHHEPKDKLPIADAIINPKRRDSTYPFRDLAGVGVAFKLLHALKLSGLEIKLSKYLDIVAIGTIADVMPLVDENRIFAKFGLKLLKYTRNIGLKKLIEVAGLSSKEELKPFDVSFIIGPRLNAAGRISDANLAMSLLLSDSLVEAEKIARRLDEENRKRQEIEEKTIKEAQKIITLNKDILRKKIFVLSSQSWHPGVVGIASSKITEKYYRPSLLFTFTDEGILKGSGRSIKGFNLFEALKNCSDILLKFGGHEHAAGLSLVSDNFDKLDEILNAIAQEYHFMIFKPAVEIDLVLSLNEIDDELIDQVYLLEPFGVGNPEPTFLIKNIIVENFRFMGEDNKYYKFFTGNGTKYDVVCFSNLEDEDELVTMKKVDIVCKLEKNIFNSTRRNQFNLIDICENISFGVIKDLYNNLKTVRQKGCSFKKFEIETCNLSELVDKKCIFTAFYPHIVLDFLKFLKDEEVENDLFKFLDNHGRIVQHQSSLKEVYFDDIFAPRIDKIENMKEDFDVIVALDIPSYQLVKNLYQDAKVLIFDLDKKFKDFNLQINDEVVNVYKTLRDCEFISYNFSGINESDPFKRVVKLLFILSMFEEKNLLCSEVTHEGVEVKEFYKLSEKVNLKQTSIYKFFQIIKKDEGGI; encoded by the coding sequence ATGATTTTTCAAAAAAAACGATGGGTGCTAAAAGAGTGTGAGAATTTTGATGATTTTGACATCCAAATAGATGGTAGAAAAATAAGACCGCAAATAATCAAAGTTTTAAAAAACAGAGGAATTGTTCAAAAGGATGATATTGAAAAGTTTTTAGCTCCAGCAATCAAAAATCTTCACAATCCCTTTTTACTCAATGATATGAAAGAGGCGATAAATATTGTTCACAATGCTATTTTACACAAGAAAAGGGTATTAATTTACGGAGATTATGATTGTGATGGTGTAACAAGTACATATCTTCTTTATTCAAACTTGAAAAAGTTTTTGCCAACAAGTTACTATATTCCTAATAGATTCAAAGATGGATATGGACTCAACCTTGATATCTTAAAGAGATTAGAAGATACATTTGACATCTTAATAACAGTTGACACAGGAATAAGTGCTATTAATGAGATTGAATATCTAAAACAAAAAGGAAAAATAGTCATTGTCACAGACCACCATGAACCAAAAGATAAGCTACCAATAGCCGATGCCATTATAAATCCCAAGAGACGTGATAGTACATACCCTTTTAGGGATTTAGCAGGGGTTGGGGTTGCATTCAAGCTACTTCATGCACTAAAGCTTTCTGGGCTTGAAATTAAACTTTCTAAGTATCTTGACATTGTGGCAATTGGCACAATTGCAGACGTCATGCCACTTGTTGATGAAAACAGGATTTTTGCTAAGTTTGGTCTAAAACTTTTAAAGTATACGAGGAATATAGGACTGAAAAAACTTATAGAAGTTGCTGGACTTTCCTCAAAGGAAGAGCTAAAACCTTTCGATGTTTCATTTATCATAGGGCCAAGACTGAATGCGGCAGGCAGAATTTCGGATGCTAATTTAGCCATGTCGCTTCTTTTAAGTGACTCTTTAGTAGAAGCAGAAAAGATTGCAAGAAGGTTAGATGAGGAAAATAGAAAACGTCAGGAGATAGAAGAAAAAACTATCAAAGAGGCTCAAAAGATAATTACATTGAATAAAGATATCCTAAGGAAAAAGATTTTTGTGCTAAGCTCTCAAAGCTGGCACCCTGGTGTTGTTGGGATTGCTTCATCAAAGATAACAGAAAAGTATTACAGACCTTCGCTTCTGTTTACGTTCACAGATGAGGGAATTTTAAAAGGTTCTGGACGGTCAATAAAAGGTTTTAATCTGTTTGAGGCGTTGAAAAACTGCTCTGATATTCTTCTAAAGTTTGGTGGGCATGAACATGCAGCTGGGCTTTCGCTTGTAAGCGATAATTTTGACAAACTTGATGAGATTCTAAATGCTATTGCTCAGGAATATCATTTTATGATTTTCAAACCAGCTGTTGAAATTGACCTTGTTTTAAGCTTAAACGAGATTGATGATGAGTTAATTGACCAAGTTTATCTTTTAGAACCATTTGGTGTAGGGAATCCTGAGCCAACCTTTCTTATAAAGAACATTATTGTTGAAAATTTTAGATTCATGGGTGAGGACAATAAGTATTATAAATTCTTTACAGGAAATGGTACAAAGTATGATGTTGTATGTTTTTCAAACTTAGAAGATGAAGATGAGCTTGTTACAATGAAAAAGGTTGATATTGTTTGTAAGCTTGAAAAAAATATATTTAACTCTACAAGGCGAAATCAGTTTAATCTGATTGACATTTGTGAAAATATCAGTTTTGGTGTTATAAAAGACCTTTACAATAACTTAAAAACTGTGCGGCAAAAAGGATGTAGCTTTAAGAAATTTGAAATTGAGACATGTAATCTTTCTGAACTTGTTGACAAAAAATGTATCTTTACAGCTTTTTATCCTCATATTGTTTTAGATTTTTTAAAGTTTTTAAAAGATGAAGAGGTAGAAAATGATCTTTTTAAGTTTTTAGATAACCATGGCCGGATTGTGCAGCACCAGAGTTCATTAAAAGAGGTATATTTTGATGACATATTTGCACCGAGGATTGACAAGATAGAAAATATGAAAGAGGATTTTGATGTTATAGTTGCACTTGACATTCCTTCATATCAGCTTGTAAAAAATCTCTATCAAGATGCAAAAGTTTTGATTTTTGACTTAGACAAGAAATTTAAGGATTTTAATCTACAAATAAATGATGAGGTGGTCAATGTTTATAAAACACTTAGAGATTGTGAGTTTATCTCATACAATTTTTCGGGTATAAATGAATCAGACCCATTTAAAAGGGTTGTAAAACTTTTATTTATACTTTCAATGTTTGAAGAAAAAAATCTTCTTTGTTCAGAGGTTACACACGAAGGCGTGGAGGTAAAGGAGTTTTACAAGCTATCTGAGAAGGTAAACTTGAAACAGACATCAATCTACAAATTTTTCCAGATCATTAAAAAGGATGAAGGGGGAATTTGA
- a CDS encoding NfeD family protein, translated as MNVSIYDFIWLVIALAFLIADTFIGFVFFPIYISAFIIFILDLFVNNLFVEVGLFIILSLAIFLVFKPKIKKFMQNMPKIENRSFVNVGEEFFVEEVSEDRYSGKIKKDGIFYNIFCDKKLGKGDRVKVKKVDGLRIFVEKME; from the coding sequence ATGAATGTAAGCATTTATGATTTTATCTGGCTTGTGATAGCTCTTGCTTTTTTAATAGCTGATACCTTTATTGGTTTTGTCTTTTTTCCTATTTATATTTCAGCTTTTATAATTTTCATTTTAGATTTATTTGTAAACAATCTATTTGTAGAAGTTGGTCTATTTATTATTCTCAGCTTAGCAATATTTTTAGTATTTAAACCCAAGATTAAAAAATTTATGCAAAACATGCCAAAGATAGAAAACAGAAGCTTTGTAAACGTGGGAGAGGAATTTTTTGTTGAAGAGGTATCAGAAGATAGGTATTCTGGCAAAATAAAAAAGGACGGAATATTTTACAACATTTTCTGTGACAAAAAGTTAGGAAAAGGTGACAGAGTAAAGGTTAAAAAAGTGGATGGGTTGAGAATTTTTGTTGAAAAAATGGAATAA
- a CDS encoding SPFH domain-containing protein, with translation MPTIGWVILIIALFLIFFFSSVKVVRTKYCYVVERIGQFHRILEPGVHLIIPFIDNIRAKVNMQERILDVPPQDVITKDNVRIKIDSVVFFEVFDAKMCTYNVQNYQAAIMYSVLTNLRDVIGSMTLDEVFSSREIINSKLTTVLDQITDNYGVKIKRVEIKDIIPPAEITQAMEKQMKAERDKRAMILEAEGVRESEIAKAEGYKQALIKRAEGEKQQKILQAEGQAQAIEMVAKAQANAIAYVNRAIKESGTDAVVLAMRQIEAAIEIAKNPANKVYIPTDAFKNLGTLIGASELLKTNENVNNQDKSP, from the coding sequence ATGCCGACAATTGGATGGGTCATTTTGATAATTGCGCTGTTTTTAATCTTCTTCTTTTCAAGTGTAAAAGTTGTTCGGACAAAATACTGCTATGTTGTGGAGAGAATTGGCCAGTTTCATAGGATTTTAGAGCCAGGCGTTCATCTTATTATTCCTTTTATTGACAACATAAGAGCAAAAGTTAATATGCAAGAAAGAATTTTAGATGTACCACCGCAAGATGTTATAACTAAGGATAACGTCAGAATAAAGATTGACTCTGTTGTATTTTTTGAGGTATTCGACGCAAAGATGTGTACTTACAATGTACAAAATTATCAAGCAGCGATTATGTATTCAGTATTAACTAATCTCAGAGATGTCATTGGTAGCATGACTCTTGATGAAGTATTCTCCTCCAGGGAAATTATAAATTCAAAGTTGACAACTGTGCTTGACCAAATTACAGATAACTATGGGGTAAAGATAAAAAGAGTTGAAATAAAAGACATTATCCCACCTGCTGAAATAACACAGGCAATGGAAAAACAGATGAAGGCAGAAAGAGACAAGCGTGCAATGATACTTGAGGCAGAAGGTGTGAGAGAAAGTGAGATTGCTAAAGCAGAAGGGTACAAGCAAGCTCTTATAAAAAGGGCAGAAGGTGAAAAGCAGCAAAAGATTTTGCAGGCGGAAGGTCAGGCTCAGGCAATTGAGATGGTAGCAAAAGCACAGGCAAACGCTATTGCATATGTCAACAGGGCTATTAAGGAAAGTGGCACAGATGCAGTTGTACTTGCGATGAGGCAGATAGAGGCTGCAATTGAAATTGCAAAAAATCCGGCAAATAAGGTATACATTCCAACTGATGCATTTAAAAATCTTGGTACTTTAATTGGCGCCTCAGAGCTTTTAAAGACAAATGAAAATGTTAATAATCAAGACAAGAGTCCTTAA
- a CDS encoding YlbF family regulator encodes MRNVYDIAYELANALKESNEFKRFKAAKEKIEKDEKLKQMVMDFKKKQLELEQKRLQGQEVTSSDVYSLQQLYQIISLNPDIEEYLSSEMMLAKILADISKIIAEAVDLKDEMFGLLESK; translated from the coding sequence ATGAGAAATGTTTACGACATTGCGTACGAGCTTGCAAATGCTCTAAAAGAGTCAAATGAGTTTAAAAGGTTTAAAGCTGCAAAAGAAAAGATTGAAAAGGACGAGAAGCTCAAACAGATGGTTATGGACTTTAAAAAGAAACAACTTGAGCTTGAGCAAAAACGCTTGCAAGGACAAGAGGTTACAAGCTCTGATGTATATTCTTTGCAGCAGCTTTACCAGATAATAAGCCTAAACCCAGACATTGAAGAATATCTCTCATCTGAGATGATGCTTGCAAAAATTTTGGCTGATATTTCAAAGATAATAGCAGAAGCAGTAGATTTAAAAGATGAAATGTTTGGACTTTTAGAGAGCAAATAA